The Pseudoalteromonas tunicata genome segment TAGGTGTTGGTTACCGTGCGGCAGCTAAGGGTAAAGTATTAGACTTAACTCTTGGTTTTTCACACCCAGTGAACTTCAATGTTCCTGATGGAGTTACTATTGAAACTCCAAGCCAAACTGAAGTTCTTGTTAAAGGCGCAGATAAGCAACTTGTTTCACAAGTAGCTGCAAACATTCGCGCATACCGTAAACCAGAGCCTTATAAAGGCAAAGGTGTTCGTTATGCTGATGAAAATGTGCGTCGTAAAGAAGCCAAGAAGAAGTAAGGTAAGACGATGGATAAGAAAACAGCTCGTCTGCGCCGTGCTAAACGCACTCGCAGAAATTATATTGAACAAGGCATCACCCGTCTTGTTATCCACCGCACGCCACGTCACATTTACGCTCAAGTAGTAACTGCTGAGGGTATCGTGGTGGCTGCTGCTTCTACTGTTGAAAAAGCAATTAGCGAAACAGTTAAAGGCACAGGTAACATCGAAGCAGCGCAAGCTGTGGGTAA includes the following:
- the rplF gene encoding 50S ribosomal protein L6, with translation MSRVAKAPINVPAGVEVTLNGQDIKIKGKNGELSRTINAAVEVFVNDNVITTLPREGVANAWAQAGTARALINNMVIGVDAGYERKLQLVGVGYRAAAKGKVLDLTLGFSHPVNFNVPDGVTIETPSQTEVLVKGADKQLVSQVAANIRAYRKPEPYKGKGVRYADENVRRKEAKKK
- the rplR gene encoding 50S ribosomal protein L18; protein product: MDKKTARLRRAKRTRRNYIEQGITRLVIHRTPRHIYAQVVTAEGIVVAAASTVEKAISETVKGTGNIEAAQAVGKFVAQRATDKGIEKITFDRSGFKYHGRVKALADAAREAGLQF